AGTCTGAAGTACCAAGTGGCAGGTTGAATGTGGTCCATGGCACGTGGGAAGAAATATTAGAACCTGTatttatattctacatatttatgttctataacattatattatattgctttttacttccttcttcagcatttaatatgttttataacTTACATAATACACTAGTTTAGTGGGGCATGAATattctttatagaaataaatatgccTGCATGGGGGCATATGCTCAAAAATGGGGAGTAACAGCAAGTGTGACCACCAGCAGTGGATCCCGAGGGCAGCTGGTAGAAGAGCTTCGTCTCCTCGCCTCCATCTCCTATTCTCTGAGTTGACATTTTACACATGCACAGGCTGACCAGCCATCCTTGAGATGCTCCCAAGCAGATTCCAGTCCCCAGGCCCAGAGCTGGGATAAGTCTTCGTAATACAACTAACACTGCCCTGAGAATGGCCTTTGCCCTTTTGGAGGATGTTCTACACAGAGATTCTCATGTACCCTAAAAAGCCTATCACCAAAAGTACCATCAAACAGGCAATAAAGATTAtgtaagataaaacaaaactatGAGACAGCACAAACACCCACAGAAGAAATCACTTCACTGTAATAAAACCAGAGATTATCCTGGAGAAATGCAACCATGAAGCTGAAGGAGCGAAATGAGTGAGATCAGAGAGGAGCGAAAGGctagatgtttcttttttaataaggGGGGGGCTACAGTCCCTGGGGCCTCTTTTAAGACGAACTTATTTTCAATGGGTTGAGGTTTACACAGAACTATGGGATTTCTTTGAGGCAGTGTTTATCTTCTTGTGGACATTTAGCTCCAGTGGCTAAACATTGGAACGATTTCTATTTGGCATGAAAAGCAACGTATTACTATCTGTACATTTATTCAATAGCAACTCGAGACCTCCTCCCACCTTTTAAAGACCTCCTACCTTTGTAAGAAACACCCTGAAGGTACTCTGTGACTTGAGAGGGAGTAAATGAGTCTAAAATCGTTAAGAAATCCAGATGGGATTTTCCATAATCGCTTTGGTATATAGTCTGCTTCTTTGTGCGTTCTTGATTCCTCATGTGGCTGTGCAGCACAGCAGGGACTAGGGGGGCACAGGGGAAGGAAAGACACAGACAGAAGCTGTCACTGAGCAAAGAATTCACGCCCTTATTTGTCAAACACACCCCCAACAGCCCCGAGCCCCACTTGGAGTTTAGTCAGCATCCTTGAGGTATGGAAAGCGAGCCACAGTAGAAGACACTGCTCCCATGATTCAGGCTATGCAGAGCTGCTGGGACTCAGGACGGTGGATACTAGCAGCGGGGGTGACTGGGGCTGATGGCCCAGAAAAGTTCTCCCTGAGATCAACTCTTCTTCAGGTCAGCATGGTGGGATGGTAACATTCACCAGCTCCTTAGTAAACAAATGCCTTCATAGAAGCTACTTTCCCTTTCGTGCCATCTCCTAAGCAGACAGGGTGATACCTTAAGAGGAGTCATTCAGTGACCCAGGTGTGTGCGGATGAGCAGTGAAAATAGGTCCATCCAGCACTCATTGCACATTTAGACTAATAAATAATTCAGACTGATGTATCATGTGCAAGCAAAATCAAAATCATTTGTTTGAATCTGAGTATTGTTCATTTAATGTGGGTTCTGATAGTCATGGAATTATTGGGGCAAAAAAttggtgggtggctcagtgggttaagcctctgccttcggctcaggttatgatctcaggggcctgggatcatgccccacatccagctctctgctcagcggggagcctgctttcccctctgcctgtctgcctacttgtgatctgtctgtcaaataaataaataaaatctttaaaaaaaaaaaaaaggcaatgaaaaCGTGATGGAAGACCCTAATTTCTACAACATGCCCAACCTTTGTAAATCTTAAGGACACCTTAAATACTGCTTTTGTTCCTATATGTCTCTTTTACAGGGACCACCAGCTGATGGGAGGAAGTAGAAccaaagccaaagccaaagcCTAAGCAAGAAAGGTTCCAGCTGTTGAGAACTTTCCAACAGTATCCAAAAATGGAAGTGTTGTCTTGGGGGTGGGGCACTCCCCCCAAAAGTGACGACATCACCCCTTGGCAAAGATGGAATAAAAGGGATTCCCATATGGTGTGAGGATCTAGATGAGGTGATTTCTAGGCTGTCTTCTAACCTCAAGATACTAAGCTTCTATCCTTGTGATTTTTGTTTACAGCACTACTTGGTTCCAACTCCATGCCAGGAATAGATCACTATCTCAGACTGACACGAAATTATACATTTAACCAGTAGCTTCGAAATGGCTTGGCCATGGGACTTTTAAAaacctctgtggaaaacagtaggaaTCAGGATCATTAGAACCGTTGTCAAATCTGAAGATATTTGATAGATATACCATGTGGCTAAACCTCTAGTGGATAACTGACAAGTCTAATTTGAATCCTACCCAGTCTTTTCTTTGGTAATTTTATAACAACTGAAGCCTTCCTTTGTTTTCCAATTCCAACAACTGCttccccgccgcccgccgcctccCCACCACAAGGCAGAGCATATATTCATTCCATAGCATATGCAATCAGTTCTTTTCCAAGACTTATTCATTCCTTGGGTTTGAAGCTAGACAGAGTTTTGATTCCTTGCAGGGATGCAGAGATAACTGGCATTCTTCCTAACTATTACCAAGATTACCTGCCGGGGCCCTGCATGCCGAAGAATCTTGGAACAAGAACAGAATCTCTGAAGTTGCTTTCAAAGCTACAGGTGTACTTACTTACCTAGACCCTGAGAAGCAACTGGTAGGCTTGAGTAGCATCCATATTTGAAACTAAAATCCTGCAACTCAGGAATTTTAGCTGGAACTTGGTAATTCCGTCGAAATTCAGTGTCTGCGGGTCGGGGAAGTAAATTTTTCCATTCCAGAGACATCGGAGAACTTTCCTTAATTTTCTGAGCTGGGGTGGGGTTACAAGTGTAAAAGTCCTTGTAAGCTATTTAAAATAAGAGTCCTATTTTCCCATTTTGCTTCTGGCAGTACCTTCCAACTGGTCACACTAAACCTGCTCTTCTTGTATTTAGAGGTATAATCAATGTAGTTTTTATGGATCTTTCAaccaagaaataattttctgcttTATCAGGCACAGGAAGTGTATGCTCCAATGTTCAGAAGCAGCTTCTAATGAAGATATTGTATGTCAGTTAGGAGTGCTCTTTTGTCTGCTAGGGGGACACAGAAGGCATTCCTCATTCCAGTAGGCCTGCCTagtcctggggcaggggtggggagcagagtgagagagttTAGGTAAGGCTAGGGTTGACATAAAAAACATAGGATGCCAGTTaaattgaatttcagataaataatgaaaaatttcttGGTGTAAGTGTACATGGGCTCATTGTTTACTATATATAATCATTCTAATTTAACAGGtcatcctttatttttatctgttagaTCTCACAGCACTCTAGATGGGGCAATGCATATCATTCACATTATCTGGAAAACCACCGCTTGAAGCTTACCCCTTACTGCTGGAGGATTAGGTAACATTGCTGTCATCGATGGACAATTGCACTATTAGTTCTTTGAAACAACTCCACTAACAACTATTCATTAAATATCTAAGAAGCACTGACTAAATGCCAGGTTCCATAAGCACTACCAGATTATTAGAGGAGTTGCAAGACATGTCCCTTAGAGTGAGTTCATCCCTAATTCTTGCTATAGTGTTGGTTCAGAATCACATCTTATAACACCAACTTTATTCAGGACAAAAGTGTTAAAAATATGGGTATCAAACACAATATCCAAATAGTGCCAATTACTATTGAAACTAAACTCAAATCTTGTTTTGAACTCATTTTTCGATAggtcttttcaaaataaattcaaaagtacATCAAACAATATATGATGTTATCTACTGGCATCCAAAAGCGTTttactattgatttttttaaaattatctctgtcTAGACCAGAACAGTGAGAGAAAGTTTCCTTGCATGCTGCCTCTTCATTTAGATGAGTCAGGAAAAGAGGATGTGATACTCAATGGGCCTCATAATGACCTCATACACACCCCAAGGAGAAGACAAGGTTATATAGAAGAGGCAACTCTAGGACTTAATATTGGGACATCTCatgatattttgaaaaatcatctGGTATTGTTCTTGGCAAGCACCATCTGTAACTTGGTTTTTGTAAATTACTAAGAgttttataagagaaaaacaaattcccATTGAAGTACTTGATACATACGCTTATCCCTCTTCCCTAGAGCTACCACTTAATAGCAAAATGTTTTCAGTTCCTATATGTATTCtgtgccaaaattaaaaataatgtagtcATTGTTCTACCTTGAGACAGCCTCAAACTAGTGTGATTAGAAAGATATATACAGGAAAAACAGATATGGAATGTGATGTCTTAAACCTAACACTTGGAACCATGGTTCTCACACAGAGATAATATATCCGACTTACCCAGGAAGGTTTTTCCAAAGCACACTTCCTGAATCTCATCCCAGACATTGAGAAGCTCTAGACGTGGGACCCAGCCACTTACATTGTGAACAAGCTCCCCATATGCTTAAAAATCACTCCCTCGGAGCCTTCAGTAGGTGCTACAGAAGGCCAGAGAGAATACAAAGAGCTCTGctaggggagggaaggaagacatGAGTTAAAAGGCAAACACGGAAAAGATGTGCTTTGATGACATGTCAAcactgaagcagaaggagaagcagaaggtaCGCAGTGTGTTTGTGAAGTATGGTCTGGCTGGTAAGAGGATAAGGTATGCAGGGCAGGGAGAAGTAGCTGAggtgaagaggagaagtgagggTCAGTTTGCAAAGGGTCTTGAGGGGCTGGTCTTGGGTcgatggtcaaaggagcgagactgatacaaagcgaaggtcaagtaaagctttattttgcaccaagcattgagaatcaaactgaccggccagggctgtCTCCTTCAAAGAggcaacctctctctgccttacagactagcttttaagggcaaaggccatgtggttggacctggccacgcacaggaggccaatgagattgtaacacagagaaagctgtacAGTCCtactaggtcacacataagtgaccaattgaattacaatttaccctatagtagatatttgaactagcctatcaccttggtcagaattggcgcccaaaaggcacccaaagggcggggcccatactccttggtagctagggagacagtatgcacccccactgattggatacctccacctggcctgacccacccttgtatctgggctttgttacctgggactggtttccgggacttgtttttaagtaagttccctggtgtggggggagggtcagggtcaaggtggagctgctctggctaaataggcccttacaacaTACACCACGATGAACCAGCATAGTGGAGCCCCTGGAGATGAGGACCCAGAAAAGACACAACTCAGATCTAGATTCCCTGAGTTCCTTTGAAGATAAAGTTAAGTCTTACTCTTCATTGATACCTTAGCACTTAATAAAGTAATAGACCTCACTAAATGTTTATTAATgagggaatgaaagaaaaaagaacagaaacaaccTGAACCACACTCTAGTGACTGTGTGATATATGCTTACAGTAATCTTTAGTTCTTCTCAATTGATgcttttattgactttttaaattttcatgttaaTGAGTTCCTTCAGCATTATTAAGAAAAGAAGTTCTTGATACAAAGGATCCCACCAACCCCTGAAGTCCCCGTAGTGGTATTGAAGTTTGGATGGACAGGATAACCATGACTCACAGCTAACCAGACCCAATGCTAACTGCACCTCCAAGGCCCAGACCCCTCCCAGGGAGCCATCCCTGTTCCTCAGGAGCTCAGctccctctgtttctttttctcttgataatAGTGATATTACACTAATGTAGCTATAGCCCAAAGAGAGAAACTGGCCCATTGAAGATTATTATGGCATTTGCAGAAAGGCCCAATTCAAAAGTACATCTACAGCAAAGACTATTCAAAACCAGTGGGACCACTGGCACATAATCTATATAGCCAAGTGAGAACTAGTTCTactatctctgcctgctgttccaaTTCATCAAAGCCAAGTTCTCCAAGCCTGAATCTGAAAACAAGCACCCTTTAGTGCTTCCCATTCATTTGCTTTAATTCCATAATGAGGATACAGAGATAAGATATAGTCCCTATGTTCCAGATGCTTAAAGcattagagaaacagaaacagatacagagagagagagagagaattacaaTATTAGGTGATAAACCCTACAAAAGAGATAAGAATAAGATCTATAAAAACATATAGGAGGGCCACCAATCCAAACTTGGAGGATCAGAGAAGATTCCCAGGAGAGAAACAAAGCCTATATTTAGACTTAACTTACGGATAGACATAGGCTAAAAGAAGAGAGGGACAGGTGTTCCACAGAAAGGAAGCAGTGTGTGCAAAAGGCATAAGGCTGCTGGGGGCATGGTGAGTCTGGAGAAAGGAGAGCAGTCAGTCTCGCAGGGAGAGTGGGGGTTGTCGAGGTTGAGAATGCTGGCATGGCAGGCAGGGACCAGGTTGTACAGACTCACATTAAAGCATTTAGCTTTTATCCTGAGGACAATGGGGAGTCAATGAAGGGTTCTCAACTGGAAGGTGATATCAATTTGCACATCTGGAAACTCACTATGGCTATAGGATGGGCTATGAATTGGAGGcaacaaaaccagaaagggagCTGGATTAGAGGTCATACAAGGAGGAGACATGGATAGCAGTGGctttggggaggaagagaagcagatggAACTGAGAGATTTAGTAGAGACTCTTGGCAGGTCTTGGGTATTTATCTACACATGGGGAAATGATAATTTGCACACACTGAAAGGACTTTGATTAGAAGCTCGAAGACATCTTTTAAGAATGCTGACATTTCAAATGTCTTCCCATCACCCTTAATGTTTATCTGAAGTATGGAGGTCTTTTGATTCTATACTCCTCTAACTTCAAAAAGTGCacttccaatatattttttttccatcattcagcaaatatttgcagAGCATCTCCTATACACCAGGACTGGACTATATATATTGCACTAGATTCTGAGTGAATAAAGGCCTTTGGGGCACCTGCTGAATAGTGGAagaaagagcaaaacaaacacaacaaaaaaataagaatcagtAAACAAATGACTGCAAAGTACAAGGAGCTAGAAGGTAACCAATGAGGGCGTAGCACACCTCTTCAGATAAAATAGTAAGGAAATCTCTCACAGGCAAGGTGACATTTAAGCTGGCATCTACATAATGACACAGTAAAATCCCAGAAGGAGCTGGAAGAAGAACAATGCAGGCAAAGGGGGGCAGTCTGCACACTGGCTGAAGGTGGGGGGGAAATGGCATCTTATAGGAGTTTAAGATGAGACTGGATGAGACTCCATGAGACCGGAGCCTGGTGAATGAGGAAGATGGATGAGAAAGAACAGTGAGGAGGGAAGCAAGGTCCAGGCCAGCCTTCTATGacagaatgaacagaaaaaaggaaaggttgGATTTTATTCAAAGTGCAATGCAAAGCCAGTGAAATAAAGCAACAGGATAATATGATCCAATTTAGATTCATAAAAGATCATCTATATTATATTTTACTCCTCCTTCCCCAAAGTTCACCAGAATGATAGATAGAGGTCGACACATGTTTAGAAGATGTAAGTCAAATACAGATGTTTTGAATTAATTAGCAAATTAGAGGAAGCTAAAACTAAGTGACTGCCGAAGACTATAATGAAACAGTGAGCTCAGTCACACTACAGAACCCCAACAGGTTTCTGTAACAGGTGCAGGGAAAGGCAGATACTGCAGCTCAGGCTGAAAACAAGAGGCCTGGTGAAGGTTTACATACAGAGTGAATAGAGTTCCTGCATCATGTTCTTAACTTCATGAGTCATTTGACTGTCCTTTCCTAACCAGAAGTTAATTTGGTGCAAATCTGAACCAAAGAAGCTTGGGATGCCACAACATCAGGCACAGTGGGAGGTGGGAATAGTGGgatgctgaaaaggaaaaagaagggttTGGTGAGAATCTGCACAGCAAGCAAAAAGATCCCAGTTATCTCCCCAATCCTACTCTCAGAATGCCAACAGCCAAGTGTTTGTCTTCCTGGAGAAACTGACCTAAAATTCAGGAATTTGCAGGTTTCCCAACAAAAAGCTATCACCTAGCCACCTAAAACAAGCACCAGCTAACAAGCAACATTTCTGTATATAGCTTCCAATCAGATTTGAGTATCTCCCTTGATTATCTAAGGTGAACCTTAGAGATTAATATTTTCCATATACTCACTTCAAGAAACAGAATTGTCCACAGAATTGAGACAAGTTTCATAAACATCATAGTAAATCTGTCTCTGCTCTCTTGTAAATTTGAAAAGATCAAATTTTCATTAGACCATTAAAACATTCAGAGAAATAGAGACAAAGCAAGGAATAgatgaaaatgttgaaaattaagtatatcataaatatcctaaaatttgtaagaattactacatatataaaacaaaaacagaatgctaattaaaaaaataatcatgttgAGGGCAGGGGGTCTATTTATTGCAGTAAATATccttattaattttattcattgaaCAAAAAAATTAGCAAGATGGAGAACAAGAGATTGGACACTAAAAACTCAACAGTAGAATTAcattaaaaggtaaaaaatttttcaagttagcagaagaaaaatacaaagagaaagataCCAGGagagaaaaggtaagaaaattgTAGGATCAATCTAACAAATAAGAGtcccagaagagaacagaaaaaagagatgGGAAAAAAGTAGGAAGGAACTATGCAGGAAACAATGCCCAGAATTGAAGGACATGACTATAGCTTCTAGAGCCCCTGAATGTCCAACATAATCATTGGCAAAAGATTATTACTAATGCATACAGTTGTGAAATTTAGAATGTCAGGCATAAAGAAAGGATCTTATgtgctttcagaaaaaaaaatacaacagggTCAGGAATCAAAATGACATAAGTCTTCTACAAAAGAAATCCTGGATGCTAGAAGACATTTGGAGGAATGGATTCTTAGGGAAAGTGATTATCATcctagaattttatatccagCCAAACTATCAGACAAATataaggaagaggagaggatATTTCCAAATTGGGAAGCACACACTCAAAAAAGTTCCTCCCATGCACTCTTTCTTAGGAAACTACTGGAAGATGTGGTTCAGCAAAACCAGGGAAGAGGGATAAGaatgaagaagaggaaataaGATCCAATGCAGGCAGAGGCCAAAGAAATTTCCAGAATGATGAAAAAGGAAGTCCCAGGGCACAGCTGGTCAGCAAACCCATAAAATAACCAGACTAGGTTAGAGGAAAATGATGAAGGGTGTCCGAAAGATGACCTGTAGGAAAACTACTGGAAGTGGTAGAGTGTTTGAAACTGTGTTTGGAAAAAATCCTGGTAAGTATGTGACAAAGTATTTGGAAAAAAGTAGTGATAGGGACATAGAAGactaagcatattttaaaaaaaaggcaattattaactctggttaaaaaacaaaatttttaaaaaaagaaaatgtaaaggaaaggaaacaatcatAAAGTACCACCTGGCTCCATACAATGAATGGAAGTTTCCATTCATACAATTCCATTCATACCATTCATATGAATGAACCCTGCTTCAGGTTTTCCATTCATACAATGAATGGAAGGTTCCATTCATACAATTCCATTCATACCATTCATACAATGGTATGTATCATATCAACATACAATGATATGTATCATATCAACATACAATGATATGTATGATATTACATAATCATATCTTCATATcatcataatataaatattagcAATGAATTAAGCAAgaatttgtaatataatttttgagagAATGGATGGAAGGGGTGTGAGAAAGAGTTACAGGAGAGCCAAATCCTTAACCACCATAACAGGAAGTCAGTAATAATAATGTCTAAAATTGATGAATCAAAAATAGCAgtataggggtgcttgggtggctcaggcgttagcatctgcctttggcttggatcatgatcccagggtcctgggatcaagctctgcttcaggttccccgctcagctagaagcctgcctctccctcttccactcccccctgcttgtgtttcctctcttgctatgtctttgttaaataaataaataaaatcttaaaaagaaaatagcagtatatgcatataattttaaaatatagaggaTTACATAAGAAATAGTCAAAAGGATTGAACTGATTATCAATGGGGTCAAAGAATGGCTGTTATTTTGTAATAAGCCCTTATGCTATTATTTGATTTCACTGTATACATGCATTAGTTTAATAGAAGTacgtttcaatttttaaaaataacaataactggAAACAGCATGTTTAACTTGACCACTTCATCTTCTCCAGGTTCTTCCATCCTCGTTTTTCAGGCCCAGGAAGGCTGTCCCTTCAGGCTACATGTCCTATTGCGTGTACCCACAGCATTTTCCACGTGGTGCACCTTTTCATACTTGACTGTCTTTGTTTACCAAATTgcctttttctgtgtctgtattGTGAGTTCCTTGAAAGAAGACACCACATCTGGGGTGTTCACCACAGCAACTCCAGTGCACAACACGtaagcaggaaaaggagaaaaatgaacacGTTTACCTTTTGCTTTGTCCACAAAATCTCTTCTAGTATTGGAAACAAACTGATTTGATATTGCCTTCCTAACCTCTTCCTCTGTAGCAGTGATTTTCCAAGGGAGATAGCTCTTTATTGATGCCGCAGGTTGACCTTGAGGTAGTGTCCAGGAAAAAAATTCCTATGAATACAAACACAGTTTTTAAGAAAATCCATATGGGTTCCCCAATTGAATGAAGACTCTGAATATCTGTGTGTACATATTCCTCTGGGTCCTTTACACCCCGCTGCCACACTGCATTGTTTACAGGAGTCTTGTCAACAGGAACCAACAATTTACGCAGCTGTAACACAGGTACTTTgtaatttctttgactttttcatATTGAGACAAGAAAAAGTGACTGCAAAGTCCAAAGAGTTGTACTTGCAAACAGAAATCTCCAGCCAAGACCAGAGGAGAAGACTCGTGCTAGCTTTGGCTCTAAGAGCCCAAGCAGATAGCTGCTGCCTCCCCTCAGAGCCCTAAGTTTCGAGACACACCCAGCCACCCATGGAGAGGCCTCAGAATGAGCATGtaggagggcagagggcaggctctctctttgtctgcaaAGAAATTTTATGATCATGAAACTTGAAACCTCCAGCACCTCTTTCCATATCCCACTCTCTCATAACCTTGCTTCCTACTTCcctgagaaaactgaagccctCTGATGAGAACCTCCACACACAGCCCACcacaccacccagccaccccatctgcTCTCACTTATGCTGTGATGGGAATGGAGCAGCAGGTGCTCTTAGCAGGGCCCACTGTGTCTGGTACGCCACAGTCCACTGCGTTTAGCCCACACTGGCCCATGACCCCCCAAATTCTCACTCCTCTCTTGCaacttccatttctccctctgtttgGGGTCATAGTTGCCAATATCCAAGCTTGCCTTCATTTCTCTTAGAAAGGAAAACTCTCTCTTCACCCTATCTTCCCTTTTAGTTATTAAGGTGTTACTCAGTCTGCC
The Mustela lutreola isolate mMusLut2 chromosome 13, mMusLut2.pri, whole genome shotgun sequence genome window above contains:
- the TEX26 gene encoding testis-expressed protein 26, translating into MAQPGPEAACPSGGHKIQPSDTTWDSYATTMRTAYTPKTGAVPALIRQKSIRRLGYTYSLSDPIPNQTQYNDEYVWKSHSKEDLVKIGTSRGIRKHKCHPSQEFFSWTLPQGQPAASIKSYLPWKITATEEEVRKAISNQFVSNTRRDFVDKAKAQKIKESSPMSLEWKNLLPRPADTEFRRNYQVPAKIPELQDFSFKYGCYSSLPVASQGLVPAVLHSHMRNQERTKKQTIYQSDYGKSHLDFLTILDSFTPSQVTEYLQGVSYKDRQILDHFLRSHCDFGMGQKNKGNSSDEKN